A window of Candidatus Effluviviaceae Genus I sp. genomic DNA:
GAAGACCGTCGCGCGCAACAAGCGCGCCCGGCACGACTACCACGTCGTTGATGCCATCGAGGCCGGCATCGTCCTCAAGGGCACCGAGGTGAAGTCGGTCCGCCTGGGGAAGATCCAGCTCGTGGACGGCTACGCCAGGATCGAGAACGGCGAGATCTTCCTCCACGGCGCGCACATCAGCCCCTACGAGTACGGCAACCGCTTCAACGTCGATCCCGTCAGGCGCCGGAAGCTCCTTCTCCACAGGTCCGAGATCCGGCGGCTCCATCGGCAGGTCATGGAGAAGGGGATGACGCTCGTGCCGCTCTCGGCGCACATCAGGAACGGCGTCGTGAAGATCGAGATCGGCGTGTGCAGAGGCAAGAAGGCGTTCGACAAGCGCGAGACGCTGGCGAAGCGCGACGCGGAGCGCGAGATGGCGCGCGCGCTGCGCCGGCGCGGGAGGGGTGAGGAGTGACGCGCTCGTCCGCCTTCGCCCCGCTCGCGCTCGCGGCGCTCGCCGTCCTCGGCTCTCTCTCGCCCGCGAGCGGAGGCGCCTTCCGGATGGTGTTCCGCGCCGAGGGTCGCGCCGAGACCGTGGAGACCGTCGAGCGGGATGGTGTCACGTACTTCAGCGTGGCCGACCTGGCGCGCGCCTCGGGAGCCGTGAGGCACTGGAACCCGCAGAACGGCAAGCTCACGCTCTCCGTCAACGGCCGCAGGATCTCCGCCTCGGCGGACAACCGGTTCGTTCGATGCGACGACAGCGTACGCAACCTGCGCCTCCCGCTCCTGCGGGGGCGCGGCGACCTGTGGGCGCCGCCGGCCTACCTGACGGACGCGCTCGCGTGGGCGCTCGACTCCGACGTGACCTGGGACGCCGAGGCGGCCCTCGTGAGCGTGATGACCCGCCGCGTCGTCGTGACCTCGGCCGCGATCGAGGAGAGCGGCGACGGCGCGACGCTCGCGATCGGTCTGTCCGGCCAGGCGGAGTTCTCGACGGACCTCAGCGAGGGCGTGCTCGAGGTCCTCATCCGCGCGGCGGGCGTGTCCGACAGCCTCGCGCTGCCGCACGGCTCCGGGCTCGTCCGCGGCGTCGCGGTGCAGCGCCTGCGGGCGGGCGTGCTCGTGACCGCGGCGCTCTCGGGCGATGCCGGCGTCCACTCGACGGTGCTGCGCGCCGACCCGACGCGGCTCGAGGTGTCGGTCGTTAGAGGAGCGCGGGGGGCGGCGGAGAGCCCCGCGCGCGAGCCGCGCGCCGCAACGGACGTCAGGCGGCACGGCCTCGACGAGGTCATCGACACGGTCATCATCGATCCCGGGCACGGCGGGAGCGACCTCGGCGCGTGGATCACGGCGGGGTACTTCGAGAAGGACCTGAGCCTCGCGTTCGCGCGGCAGCTCAGGCCCGCGCTCGAGCGCGAGGGCTTCCACGTGCTCATGACGCGGGACCAGGACGACACGGTGCCCCTCAAGCAGCGGGCGGAGACGGCGAACCTCGCCGAGGCCGACATCCTCCTGAGCGTTCACTGCGGGGCGTCGTTCTCGACCGGCGCCGCGGGGCCGCTCATCTCGAGCTGCGGGCGCGCGCGGCGCGCGACGACCCTGGCCCACTGGAGCACCACCGGGCGCTCCGGGCGGGGAGGAGCGGCGCGATGGGACCGCGTCCAGGACCGGTACGCGGCGGCGAGCGGCGACCTCGTGGCCGCGATCCGGAGACGCGTGGCGCTCCGGGCCGCGCGGCCGGCGACGCAGACGGGCGACTTCGCGACGCTCTCGGGGTGCTCGATGCCTGCGGTCATGGTGGAGATCGGCTTCGTGACGAACGCCGCGGACGCGCGTCTCCTCGCCGACGTAAGCTGGCGGGAAGGGCTCGCGAGCGCCGTCGCGGCCGGCGTGAGCGATTTCAGGGCCGACGTGACGCGGGAGGGCTTGTGAACGTGCGACCTGTTCATGTGGTCATCGCGGTTCTCGTGCTGGTGCTTGCCGTCGCGATCGTTGTTCTTCGCGACCGCGAAGCGCCGCAGGAGATCCGACCCGGCGGCACGGTGCAGGAAGACCTGGGGCCGGGCGTGCAGGCGGTCGTCCTCGCGTTTGCGGACCGCGAGGGCATCGCCATGACGGAGGAGCGCAGGGAGATCGCGGTGCCCGAGGACGCGGCCGCCCGCGCGCAGCGCATTCTCGAGGAGCTCGTCCGCGGACCGCGCGGCGGCGACAGCGCGAGGACGCTCCCGGAGGGGACGAAGGTGCTGTCGGTCATCCTCGACGAGTCGGGGTGCGCGTTCGTGGACTTCTCGCGGGAGCTGGTCGCGAACCACCCGGGCGGCTCGACCGGCGAGCTTATGACGATCCGGTCGATCGTGAGGACGCTCGCGTCGAACTTCCCCGAGGTGGTGTCCGTGCGCGTTCTCGTCGAGGGCAGGGAGATCGAGACGATCGCCGGGCACATCGACGCGTCAGCGCCGTTCCCCGTCGACCAGTACCGCTGATGGCGGCCTTCGAATCGGAGGCGATGGTGCCCAGCGCCGCAGGACGGCCGATCGGCGTCTTCGACTCGGGCATCGGCGGGCTCACGGTCGCCGCGGAGATCATGCGCCAGCTGCCGGCCGAGGCCATCGTGTACTTCGGTGACACCGCGCGGCTTCCGTACGGCCCGAAGTCCGCGGAGACCGTCACGCAGTTCGCCGTCCAGAACACGGACTTCCTGTTGCGTCAGGGCGTCAAGATGATCGTCGTGGCGTGCAACACCGCGTCGGCCGTGGCGCTCGACGCGCTCGTCGCGCGCCACGACGTCCCGATCGTCGGCGTGATCCAGCCGGGGGCGCTGGCCGCCGTCTCGGCGACCCGCGTCGGGAGAATCGGCGTCATCGGGACGGAAGGCACCATCGCAAGCCGCGCCTACGAGCGAGAGATCCACAGGCTGGATCGCGAGGTCGCCGTCGTCGGGAAGAGCTGCCCGCTGTTCGTCCCGCTCGCCGAGGAAGGGTGGACGGACCGCGAGGTCACCCTCGTCATCGCGCACGAGTACCTCACGCCGCTCAGGGACGCCGGCGTGGACACGGTCGTGCTCGGCTGCACGCACTACCCGATCCTCAAGGCGACCATCTCGAAGGTGCTCGGCCCCGGCATCACCCTGATCGACTCGGCCGAGGAGACCGCGCGCGAGGTCGGCGAGCGGCTCGCGGCACGCGGCGCGGCGCGGGCGGCCGGACATCCGCCCGAGCACTCGTTCTTCGTGAGCGACGTGCCCCATCGCTTCACCGAGCAGGCCGAGCGCTTCCTTCGAGCGCGGCTTCCCGGCGTCTCGGTCGTCACGCTCGAGCAGCTGACGGGCGGCTGCGGTGACGGGCGCGCGCGTCCCGGGGGCGTCGCGCCGTGACGCTCCCTGCCGACGGGACAGCGGCAGCGCCGGTCCTCGTCCTCGCCACGCGCAATCCCCACAAGGTCGCCGAGATGTCAGCCCTTCTGCTGGGGCTCCCGGTGCGCATCATGTCGTGCCTGGACCTCGCGGGCGTCCCCGACGTCGTTGAGGACGCGGCGACCCTCGAGGGGAACGCCGTCAAGAAGGCCCTCGCCGTGCGGGACGCGACGGGGATGGCCGCGCTCGCGGACGACACGGGGCTTGAGGTGGAGTTCCTCGGCGGCGCGCCCGGCGTGAGGTCGGCCAGATACGCGGGGGACGACGCGAACTACGACGAGAACAACAGGAAGCTGCTCGCCGCGCTCACCGGCGTGCCCGCGGCGCGGAGACGCGCGGCCTTTCGCTGCGTGGTCGCGCTCGCCTCTCCCGGGCGTCCGGTGCGCGTCGTCGAGGGGCGAACCGAGGGGACGATCCTCGAGCGACCGCGAGGGACGGGCGGCTTCGGGTACGACGCTCTCTTTCTCCCGGACGGCCACGAGCGAACCTACGCGGAGATGGCCGCGCACGAGAAGAACCTCGTGAGTCACCGGGGGCGCGCGCTCATGGCGGCGCGCGCGGCCATCGAGGAGCTGCTCGCCGAGTGACTGCCACCGCGCGTTGATGGTCGTCGGCGCGTGTCGGGGGCGGGTCGGCGTGTGACTGCGCCCGCGAGTTCGGCGTCCTCGCTGCAGGTCTGAGCGGGGCAGTCACGCGCCGCCCCGCCCCTCATAACACGCATTCAAGCAATCAGTTACGACAACTGACCGTCCCCGGTCGACCGGCTTGCCCAGCCCCCGTCCGCGTGTTAGAATGACGCATCGGCTCCCGTGCCGACGATGACGGAGCAAGATGGCCGACTTGGCTCTCACACGAGAGTCGGGTCTCCCACGTGGCCGCTGGCCTCCCATTGGGCCGCGGCCACGCTCTTTCCTGGGCCGGGCGGACCCGCGATCGCGGCGCCGCGCTTGACACGGCGGGAGTCGGCGCATATCATCAGCGGCGGGTGACTTCGTCGGACCGTTGACGCGGGGCGTGGCGCAGTCCGGTTAGCGCGCCTGCTTTGGGAGCAGGAAGTCGGAGGTTCGAATCCTCTCGCCCCGACCAGGCGCGCCTGTAGCTCAGCTGGATAGAGCAACGGACTTCTAATCCGTAGGTCGCTGGTTCGACTCCAGCCAGGCGTACCAGACACGGTGGAAGTAGCTCAGTTGGTAGAGCCCCGGACTGTGGCTCCGGTCGTCGCGGGTTCGAATCCCGTCTTCCACCCCAATTGCTGCAGCGCGCGGGCTGGCCGTGGCGGGCTTGCTCCGAAGCCCACGCGATGGTAGGCTCCACGACGGCCCCCGGGGGGCGGCCGACCGGCCGCGGAGGAGGGTGCGGGGAGGGGACAGACCCCTTGCGGAAGCGGCCCCGGGCGCTGCCGCAACCGGCAGCGGAAGTGTGACAACCCCTAACGAGGGAAGCGGTATGGCCGGCGCAAGAGGCGTCAACAAGGTGATCCTGGTCGGGAACCTCGGCAGCGATCCCGAGCTTCGCTCCACGCCGGGAGGCACGTCCGTGGCGTCGTTCACGCTCGCGACGAACGAGGGTTGGAACGACAAGGACGGGGTGAGGCAGGAGCGGACCGAGTGGCACAGGATCGTCGCGTGGGGAAAGCTCGGCGAGATCTGCTCGCAGTACCTGCGCAAGGGACGGCAGGTGTACATCGAGGGGCGGATCACGACGAGATCGTGGGAGGACAAGCAGGGTGGCCAGCGCAAGACGACGGAGATCGTCGCGCAGAACATGATCATGCTCGGCGGCCGTGGTTCGGCACAGGAAGAGGGGAGGTCCGACTCCGAGGAGACTCCGGAGTTCGCGGCCGACGCCATCAAGGTGCCTGACGACGACCTGCCGTTCTGAGTGAGAGCGCCGGCGGCAACAGACGCCGGCTCGAGAGCGTGCGCCCATAGCTCAACTAGGCAGAGCAACTGACTCTTAATCAGTAGGTTGAAGGTTCGATTCCTTCTGGGCGTACCAGCGAGGCGGGGCCGGTGTGATGCCGGCCCCGCCGCATTGACAGGCGCCTACACGGTCGCTAGACTACGCCCATGCACATCGTCTGCGTGCACCGCGGCATGGTTCCGGAGCGGGTCGGGGGCACGTACAGCTACATCTATGAGCTCTATCGACGGTTGGCGGCCCGGGGCCACGAGGTCCGCGTGATTGCGAGCACGAGGCAGGAATGTGCCGGCCCCCCGGTGGATCTGGACGGCATACGGGTTCACCGCTACTCGTTTCGCCGGGCGACGCCCCTCCTGAGCACGCTCCAGCATCTTGCGAACACCCGTCGCGAGTTCGCCCGCATCGCCGAGCGCCGTCCCGTGGACATCCTGAGCGTCCACGAGTCTCAGCTTGGGTACGCGCTGGCGCGGAGCCGCCTCGGTAGCTCCATCTGTCAAGTGCCCACCTTTCACGCTCCGGTGTTCCTCGAGTTCCGCCTCGACACCGCGTGGCGGGTCCGGCATGAGACCTCTCCGGCGAAGCGGCTCTCGCTGCGAGCGAGCGCGCCCCTTCTCGAGCGCGCGCAGCGGGCCCTCGAGCGCGGCGTTCTGGAGGCCGCTCAGGGCATCGTCGTCCTGTCGCGCTACACGGCGGGGCACATCGAACGCGAGTTCCCCTCGGTCGATCGAGCTGCGGTGGAGGTGATCCCCGGGGGCGTCGACACCGGGCGGTTCCGGCCGGCCGGCGACCGCGCGGCCGTCCGCGCGAGCCTGGGGGTGGACCCGAGCACGCTCGAGATCCTCACCGTGAGGAACCTGGCACCGCGGATGGGACTTGAGAGCCTGATCGAGGCGATGGTGCCGACCACTCAGGCGGCGGCTGCGCGGGGCCTGGCCGTCACGCTCTCCCTCTGCGGCGACGGCCCGCTCAGGTCCACGCTCGAGACGCTGGTGGTCCGACTGGGCCTCGCCGCGTCAGTCAGGCTGCTCGGGCGCGTTACGGACGACGAGCTGGTCCGGCGGTACCAGGCCGCGGACCTCTTCGTGCTCCCGACCGTTGCCCTGGAGGGTTTCGGCATCTCGACCGTCGAGGCGCTCTCGACGAATCTGCCGGTGGTCGGAACGCCGGCGGGCGCAACGCCGGAGATCCTGGGCGCAATCGACGCGCGGCTGCTGACCGCCGACACGACGAGCGCGGCGATCGCGCGGTCGGTCATCGAGTGGCTCGACTGGCGGCGGGAGGACGCCGGGACCTCCCGATACCGAGACGAGGTGATGGCGAAGTACGACTGGCCGCGCATCGTGGACCGGGTTGAGGCGTACTACGCGGAGCGGGCCGACCGGTTCAGGAGCCGGCCGCGCGGGGATTGACGCCGCCTGGGCGTGGTCGGGCGAACGCAGCAGAAAGGGACCGATGGCCCCCGCCTCGGCGTGCAGCAGACCTCTCGTCTTCGTGACCGGCCCGCCCTCCGCTCGCGGGTTCGGGATCAACACGCACATCCGGATGCTCCAGTCCACGGGACTCGCGCAGGCCTACCGGCTCGAGGTTGTGGACCTCGGCGGGGAGACGTGGCGCGCGTCCGGGCCCGGCCGCGTCGTGCGGTTGCTCTCGCAGCTCGTGCGCTTCCGCCGGGCGTTGAGCGCGCGCCGCCCGGCGCTCGTCCATTTCAACTCGGCGCCGGACGCGAAGGCCTTCCTGAGAGACGCGGCGGCGCTCTGGACCGTGCCGCGGCGCATCGCGACGGTCTTCGAGTTCCACGGCGGGTTCGAGCGCAACACGGTGCTCCAGGGTCCCGCCTGGTTCAGGCGGTACGCCGAGCTCACCCTCAGGAGGGCCTCGGCGGTCGTCGTGCTGGCCCCCTACCACGAGGAGCGACTGCTGGGGCTGTGCCCCGGCCTGACCAATGTCCGGGTCGTGCCGAACTTCCTCGAGCCCGAGGCGATGTCCGCGCTCCTTGCCGCCGAGCGCGTCCCCGGCGGCGACACGCTTCGCCTTCTCTTCATCGGGAGGGTCACGCGGGAGAAGGGCGTGCTCGATGCGATCGAGGCGATGCGCCTCCTCCGCGACAGGGGCACGACGGCCGCGCTCACGGTGGTCGGCTCCGGCGAGGACCTGGGTGCCGCCCGGGCGCTCGTCGCGCGGCGCGGGCTCGAGGGCACGGTGCGGTTCACCGGCTTCGCGGGAGGCGAGGACAAGATCGCGGCGTACCGGTCGAGCGATGCGCTCGTCTTCCCAACGCGCTGGAACGAGGGGTTCCCGTATGTCCTGCTCGAAGCGATGGCCGCGGGGCTCCCGATCGTGAGCACGACGCACGGTGTCATGCCCCACCTTCTCAGGGACGGTGTCAACGGGTTCCTCGTCGGGCCGCGCGACCCGGCCGCGCTCGCCGAGCGGATTGAGCGGCTCGCGAAGGACCCCACGCTCAGAGCGGCGGTGGGGAACGCCAACCGGCGTGAGGTGCAGGCGTCCTACGGCATCGGCGAGGCCACGCGGGCGTACGGAGAGCTGTACGCCGGAGTGCTCCGTGGAAGGACGGATGAAGCCGCTGATCTCGGACTCGACCGTCTTCGTTCATGACCTGGGGACGACCCGCTACGAGCCCGCCGCCGTGAAGGCGGCGGTGCTCGATGTGCTGCGCGGCGTCCTCGGCACGAGCGACGCGAACCCGCTCCGCGGCTTCGTCGCGCCCGGGGACACGGTCCTCATCAAGCCGAACATGATCAGGCAGTCGCACGTGCACGACGAGAGCTGGGAGCAGGTGATGACGCACGGGACCGTGATCGCCGCCGTGGCGGAGCTGTGCTGCGAGGCGCTCGCGGGTCGCGGGAGGGTCGTGATCGGGGACGGGCCGCAGAACGACGCCGACTTCGATGCCGTCCGCGCGGTGCTCGGGCTCGACGCGCTGCAGGAACGCTGCCGCGCCGAGTATGGGTGCGATCTCTCCATCTGCGACTTCCGCGTCGAGCGGTGGATCAGAGGGCTCGACGGTGTGACGACCGAGAGGGTCGCGCTCACCGGCGACCCTCGGGGCTTCGTGCCGTTCGACCTCGCCGAGCGAAGCGAGTTCGTGAAGGACCGGGACTACTACGGAGCCGAGTCCGACTTCCGTGAGACCCAGTCTCACCACAGCCGCGGCGTGAACAGGTATCTCCTCGGCAGGACAGCCGTCGAGGCGGACGTGTTCATCAATCTCCCGAAGCTCAAGACCCACAAGAAGGTCGGCGTCACGCTCTCGCTCAAGAACCTCGTGGGGATCCACGGTCACAGGAACTACCTTCCGCACCACGTGATGGGGACCCCGCGGCGGGGCGGAGACGAGTATCCCGACGCGTCGCTGCTCAACGAGCTGCAGTCCGCGGCCACGATGGCCCTCAGGCGCACGCTTGCGCGGCGTGGAGGCACGGGCGGGCGGCTGACGCGCGCCATCAAGAACCTGGGCTACGGGTTCTTCGGGGGCACCGAGCAGGTCGTGCGAAGCGGCAACTGGCACGGCAACGACACCGCCTGGCGGATGGTGCTCGACCTCAACAAGCTGCTCTTCTACGGCGACTCGACCGGCGCGGTCTCGGACACGATGCGCCCGAGGAGGTACCTGAGCATCGTGGACGGGATCGTCGGAGGCGAGGGCCCCGGGCCGCTCGCCCCGGATCCGAAGCCCTGCGGCGTGCTCATCGGCGGCAGGAACCCCGTGGCGGTCGACTGCGTGTGCGCCAGGCTCATGGGGTTCGACACCGGGAAGATCCCGATGCTCGGGAACGCCCTCGGCATCACGCGGCTTCCGCTGGCGGCGTTCGTCGAGCGCGACATCGCCGTTCGGAGCAACAGGGAGGCGTTTGACAGGGCGCTGCTCGACATCAGGATCGAAGACACGTTCCGCTTCGCGCCCCACTTCGGGTGGAAGGACCACATCGAGCTCGCGTAGGTCGATTGGCCGAGCGAGGGGTGACCAGGAGGCAGCCGTGGCGTACGGCGGCAGGGCGCAGGGGTTCGTGTACCGGCATTCCCCGCCACCGCTGAGGGATCTGGCGGCGACCTGCTACGCGGCGAGGACCTATCCCCTGAAGTACGGCCGCCACTTCCGCGAGCACATGGCTCGGCTCGCGGAGCACGAGCGCCTCTCCAACGATGAGCTCGAGGGGATCCAGCTTCGCGCGCTCAAGGCGCTGCTCGGCCATGCGGCGGCGCGTGTCCCGTACTACCGGGCGCTGTTCCGCGAACAGGGCTTTGACCCGGAGCGCGTGCGCGGGCTGGCCGATCTTGAGCGTGTTCCTCTGCTCACGAAGGATGCGGTGAGACGGAACGCGTCCGACCTTCTCTCCGAGGGTGAGGAGCCGGCGCGCCTCGTGTGCATCCACACGAGCGGCACGACGGGCACGCCCCTGGACCTCTATCAGTCCCGCGCCCTCTTCCAGAAGGAGTACGCGTTCTGGTGGTTCCATCGCTCCTGGGCAGGGGTCCGGCGCGGCTGCAGGACCGCGACGCTGGCGGGCCACCCTGTCGTGCCTGCGGAGCAGGACAGGGTGCCCTTCTGGGTGAGGAACCGCCTGGAGAACCAGATGCTGTTCTCCTCGTACCACATGTCTCCGGGGAACCTCGAGCACTACTGCTGCGCGCTCGAGCGCTTCAGGCCCGAGCTCGTTCACGGCTACCCGTCGTCGATCTACCTCGTTGCGCTCCGCCTGAACGACGACGGCGTCCGGACGGTGCGGCCGCGGGCGGTCTTCACGTCGTCCGAGACGTTGCTCGAACACCAGCGCGCCGAGATCGAGCGCGCGTTCGGCTGCAAGGCGTACTCTTACTACGGCAATGCCGAGCGGGCCGGGTACATCGGGGAGTGCGAGCGGGGCAGCTTCCACGTGATGGCCGAGCACAGCATCGCCGAGTTCCTCAATGACGACGGCGCGCCGGTGCGTCCCGGAGAGGAGGGCGTGCTTGTCTGCACCAACGTCGACAACCTCGCGATGCCGCTCATCAGGTACGTCACGGGAGACGTGGCGGTTCCCCTGCCGGCCGGAGAGCGGTGTCCGTGCGGGCGCGGCGGAAGGCTCGTGCGGTCGCTCGTCGGGAGGGTGGAGGACTACGTCGTGACGCCCGACGGGGCGCACGTCGGGCGGCTCGATCACATCCTCAAGGGCGTGCGGCACGTGCGGGAGGCGCAGGTCTATCAGCCCGCCGTGGACCGGGTCGTGCTGAAGGTCTCGCGCGACGAAGGCTACTCGGAGGCCGATGAGCGGACGCTGCTTGCGAACACCCGTGAGCGGCTGGGGACCTCGATGGACATCGCCTTCGAGTACGTCGATCGCGTTGAGCGGACGGCGGGCGGGAAGTTCAGGTTCGTTGTGTCGGACATGCCGCTCAACGAGCGGTTGAGGGTGCGCCGGGAGCGCTGACGCGCCCGCACGGGGCGGCCGAACCCGGCGACGATCGGCGCGCCGGTGGCGGCGCCCGCGGACGAACACGGACGGAGGGGACGGCGCATGAGATCTCTACGGACACGCGTGCAGGTGCTCTTCGTTGCGGGAACGCTGTGGCTGCTCATCCGCGGGCTTCTCGGGCTTACCCAGAACACGTGCGACACCTACTGCCCGTTCGGCGGACTCGTGGCGCTCTTCCCGCTCTTCAAACACAAGGCGTACACCTGCCGCCTGACCGAGCTCAACACCGCGCTCCTCGTCTCGCTCGTCGTGCTCACGCTCGCGACGAAAAAGTCCTTCTGCTCGTGGATCTGCCCGTTCGGGACGGTGTCCGAGTGGCTGGCGCGGCTGGGGCGGAAGGTCCTCCGGCGCGACATCAGAGTCCCGGGGGCGGTCGACAGGGTCCTCGTGAACCTCCGCTACGTCGTCCTCGTCGCGATCGTCGCGCTCACGTGGACGGTGTGGCAGTACGACCTGGGCTTCCGCGCGTACGATCCGTTCTATATCCTGTTCTCGTGGGGAGGTCACGGGACCTTCCCGTGGAGCTTTGCCATCCTCGCCGCCATCCTCGCCCTCATCTTCGTGGTGCCCTTCGCGTGGTGTCGGTACCTCTGTCCCCTGGGCGCCGTGATGGATCCGATGAGCCGCCTAGGTCCCATGAGGGTCCGGCGGAACGCAGCGGCCTGCGTGGACTGCGGCGACTGCGACGCGGCATGTCCCCATCGGATCGCCGTCTCGACCGCGGACCAGGTGACCGCGAGGAACTGCACGAACTGCCTCGAGTGCGTGGTCGCCTGCGGGGATCGCAAGGCGCTCGACCTGTCTCTCGCGGGGAGGCGATCGGTCGGCGGTCGGTCGCCGCTTGGGCGGGCGATCGTCATCCCCCTCGTGATCGCCGCGCTCATCGCTCTGGCGTTCGGGACGGCCGGCGTGTACCGCGTTCCGACCCTCGAACGCGCCTTCATGGACGAGCGGCCGGGGGTCGTGAAGACGGTCGAGTTCGAGGTGGAGGGTCTGAAGTGCGGCGGCGTGGCGAAGTTCCTCGCCGCGAAGATCGCGGACGTGCCGGGCGTCGTCGCGATCACCGTGTACACGAGGACGAACACGGCCATCGTGGAGTTCGATCCTTCCCTCACCGGCCCGGAGGAGATCCGCCGCGCGTACGAGCGGCCGGACACGATCGAGGGGCACGAGTACGAGGTCTTCAAGACGAGATCGGTGCGGGAGGTGCACTAGGCGGGCGAGGCGCCGCGTCGTGGGCGGCCCGCCCGTCTTGACTGCGCGCCCGTTCGGAGCTAGACTGAAGAGAGCGCCGCGGAAGCGCGGCCGTTGACAACCGAACATGGGGGCGATCCGGTTTCGACGGGGGTGAGAGAAGCGCGGATGGCATGCCGAGGTCCCGTTGGCTCGATAAACAAACGGGAACTTCCAACTGCCGACTACACTCCGGCATACGTCTGCTAACTGACGCGGACGCGTCCCGCCCGGCTCTGCCCGTGGGGTTGGGACGGGACGTCATACTCACGGGATAGCGCTCGAGCTTGACCACTGGGCGAGAGGGCGAGACCGAGACGGTGGCTGGCCGGCCGGGCATCCCGCCCGTTGGAGGCCCGGCAGGCGAGAAGCAAAGATCGGGCTACGCATGTAGATGTTCGCGTGGAATCGCTTTCGGACGCGGGTTCGACTCCCGCCGCCTCCACCATCAAGAGCGAGGGGCCCCGGCCAGATGCCGGGGCCCCTCGTCGTTCATGGCGCCAGCGCGTCAGTCGCCGCGGGGTGTTACCTGTACAGGGCCTTGATCGCCGTCCAGGACGACGGCTCGGTCGGGCTCACGGAGAGATCGACGCAGCCGCAGACGCTGTGCGGCGTCGCGCCCACTCCGTCGCCCCAGAGGCACCAGAAGATCGGCTGCCGTAGAGCACGTCCGCCACCTTCACGTCGATGGCGATGGTCGTGCTCTCGCCGCCGTACAGCTCGCCCATGCCCCCGTTGGCGTCGTCCCACCGTGCCGTGTGGTTGATCGTCGGAACGTACATGTCCCAGTCCGGGCGAAGCGGGGACGGGACCAGCGGGACATAGGACATCGTTGCCGGGAAGAGCGTGAAACCGTCCGGGAAGCTCACGGCAACGTTCGTGATCGACTCACCGT
This region includes:
- the smpB gene encoding SsrA-binding protein SmpB codes for the protein MGDEAKTVARNKRARHDYHVVDAIEAGIVLKGTEVKSVRLGKIQLVDGYARIENGEIFLHGAHISPYEYGNRFNVDPVRRRKLLLHRSEIRRLHRQVMEKGMTLVPLSAHIRNGVVKIEIGVCRGKKAFDKRETLAKRDAEREMARALRRRGRGEE
- a CDS encoding N-acetylmuramoyl-L-alanine amidase; its protein translation is MTRSSAFAPLALAALAVLGSLSPASGGAFRMVFRAEGRAETVETVERDGVTYFSVADLARASGAVRHWNPQNGKLTLSVNGRRISASADNRFVRCDDSVRNLRLPLLRGRGDLWAPPAYLTDALAWALDSDVTWDAEAALVSVMTRRVVVTSAAIEESGDGATLAIGLSGQAEFSTDLSEGVLEVLIRAAGVSDSLALPHGSGLVRGVAVQRLRAGVLVTAALSGDAGVHSTVLRADPTRLEVSVVRGARGAAESPAREPRAATDVRRHGLDEVIDTVIIDPGHGGSDLGAWITAGYFEKDLSLAFARQLRPALEREGFHVLMTRDQDDTVPLKQRAETANLAEADILLSVHCGASFSTGAAGPLISSCGRARRATTLAHWSTTGRSGRGGAARWDRVQDRYAAASGDLVAAIRRRVALRAARPATQTGDFATLSGCSMPAVMVEIGFVTNAADARLLADVSWREGLASAVAAGVSDFRADVTREGL
- a CDS encoding GerMN domain-containing protein, whose product is MRPVHVVIAVLVLVLAVAIVVLRDREAPQEIRPGGTVQEDLGPGVQAVVLAFADREGIAMTEERREIAVPEDAAARAQRILEELVRGPRGGDSARTLPEGTKVLSVILDESGCAFVDFSRELVANHPGGSTGELMTIRSIVRTLASNFPEVVSVRVLVEGREIETIAGHIDASAPFPVDQYR
- a CDS encoding glutamate racemase; its protein translation is MVPSAAGRPIGVFDSGIGGLTVAAEIMRQLPAEAIVYFGDTARLPYGPKSAETVTQFAVQNTDFLLRQGVKMIVVACNTASAVALDALVARHDVPIVGVIQPGALAAVSATRVGRIGVIGTEGTIASRAYEREIHRLDREVAVVGKSCPLFVPLAEEGWTDREVTLVIAHEYLTPLRDAGVDTVVLGCTHYPILKATISKVLGPGITLIDSAEETAREVGERLAARGAARAAGHPPEHSFFVSDVPHRFTEQAERFLRARLPGVSVVTLEQLTGGCGDGRARPGGVAP
- a CDS encoding non-canonical purine NTP pyrophosphatase translates to MSALLLGLPVRIMSCLDLAGVPDVVEDAATLEGNAVKKALAVRDATGMAALADDTGLEVEFLGGAPGVRSARYAGDDANYDENNRKLLAALTGVPAARRRAAFRCVVALASPGRPVRVVEGRTEGTILERPRGTGGFGYDALFLPDGHERTYAEMAAHEKNLVSHRGRALMAARAAIEELLAE
- a CDS encoding single-stranded DNA-binding protein, with amino-acid sequence MAGARGVNKVILVGNLGSDPELRSTPGGTSVASFTLATNEGWNDKDGVRQERTEWHRIVAWGKLGEICSQYLRKGRQVYIEGRITTRSWEDKQGGQRKTTEIVAQNMIMLGGRGSAQEEGRSDSEETPEFAADAIKVPDDDLPF
- a CDS encoding glycosyltransferase family 4 protein translates to MHIVCVHRGMVPERVGGTYSYIYELYRRLAARGHEVRVIASTRQECAGPPVDLDGIRVHRYSFRRATPLLSTLQHLANTRREFARIAERRPVDILSVHESQLGYALARSRLGSSICQVPTFHAPVFLEFRLDTAWRVRHETSPAKRLSLRASAPLLERAQRALERGVLEAAQGIVVLSRYTAGHIEREFPSVDRAAVEVIPGGVDTGRFRPAGDRAAVRASLGVDPSTLEILTVRNLAPRMGLESLIEAMVPTTQAAAARGLAVTLSLCGDGPLRSTLETLVVRLGLAASVRLLGRVTDDELVRRYQAADLFVLPTVALEGFGISTVEALSTNLPVVGTPAGATPEILGAIDARLLTADTTSAAIARSVIEWLDWRREDAGTSRYRDEVMAKYDWPRIVDRVEAYYAERADRFRSRPRGD
- a CDS encoding glycosyltransferase family 4 protein; amino-acid sequence: MAPASACSRPLVFVTGPPSARGFGINTHIRMLQSTGLAQAYRLEVVDLGGETWRASGPGRVVRLLSQLVRFRRALSARRPALVHFNSAPDAKAFLRDAAALWTVPRRIATVFEFHGGFERNTVLQGPAWFRRYAELTLRRASAVVVLAPYHEERLLGLCPGLTNVRVVPNFLEPEAMSALLAAERVPGGDTLRLLFIGRVTREKGVLDAIEAMRLLRDRGTTAALTVVGSGEDLGAARALVARRGLEGTVRFTGFAGGEDKIAAYRSSDALVFPTRWNEGFPYVLLEAMAAGLPIVSTTHGVMPHLLRDGVNGFLVGPRDPAALAERIERLAKDPTLRAAVGNANRREVQASYGIGEATRAYGELYAGVLRGRTDEAADLGLDRLRS